agttattaagaaaataggtatgttttaagtttgattcatttagaaaaggatgaattatattttgaaatggAACTATTGATGGACGGAATGGGAGGTGTGATAATGAAGGATAAAGATGGAATATGattgatgtatgatgatgaatgacATGCGATTGAGGATGATGTGGAggttgatgaattataattgaattatttatatggcttatgaaattgaataatctgagatacgagattcactggattaagtgccgtggcttgccaccacgtgtaccaggttgaaaactcgatactctgttgaccctacgacgtaagtgtgaccggacactatataaattcccggaaatgttacccccattgagcaatattgattatttgagaaaaagctatgcatagactcttggggatgcacgtcgggggacagtctaaggacaattcagacttgtcgggttggctggataaccgacagatgagcctcatcagccataggacaggcatgcatcatatgcatactatttGAACTACTTGCTTGTGCATTAACTGGGTGTGCCTAAATGTATTTGACATGCTAAATGTATATTTGTTTCCTGCAGTATTTGTAACCTTTCATGTGCTTGCTTTATATGTTTATTTGTCTGTGAAATCCTGATGGAGATGGAGGTATGGAGGAATGGCAATATGAGATTTAGGTTTAAGGTTAAGTTAAATCAGGTTTACATATTCTTAGAAAACCATcttttatggcttctgtttaataccttaagctctataatctgagtgtcggcattctaggattgcctctggcattcccaagaccttatatcttatgtgtgtggcacctttaccatactaagaaccttcggttctcattccatactatgttgttattttttagatgcaggtcgGGAGTcatctcgttaggcgtctggactcttAAAACGGAGGGGTTACTGGATAGTGTTGTTGTATAGTTTTGTTGTACAGTGATGTATATATACGTACTTAGCTTTTTCTCCACAtaacttattcttttttatcctcCTAGAGGTGAATGGAGAGGCAGTattttgtttatgtacatttgagttttggatatgtatatatatgtatatatgtgtgtatatTCTCCGGCCAATCTTaacttcgcaggctgagtccGGAGCtcgttattttgtatctttgagTCTCTGTTCCTGTTTTTGGTTACTTTACACTTGACCGTTGTAGctttcttagcacgcaagttaactcatttctcgagcgttgcgcttttatattcgcgatttttatttcccctattcttcaaggctcctagcatattataattcttctgttattatatatatacattttattttagaggtcgtaataccacaccacccctgttttacgacttaagcgtaaagctctgtgtggtagggtgttacattatggtatcagagcagttcgttcctatagagcctaAAAGACGGACTGATTGTACTTttgtgcattctctgtatatgtgttatgtgctattaggatatctgaCTGATATATATGGCATAAACGTTtgtgagcatgcatttggaactTAAAGCATTAGACctgcgatattgagactgatcaacttaatatcacttgtttgTTGTGTATAGAGACCAGATGTCGATTCGCAGACGCGGTCGCGGGCGAGGTAGAGGTAGGACAGGCACCGTTACTTCTGCCTCTATAGGGACTGATCCAGTAGACTTTATGGCTGCCCTGGGAAATATGGCTGCAGCTATGCAGGCAACAGGCGAGGCACTTGGTAATCAAATAAACCAGGGTAATCATTGAAACAATAATGATGAGGACGGTCCTATGACACTTGCTACATTTCTGAAAGTTCGCCCTCTGACTTTTAGGAGAACCTCAAATCCCACTGATGCAGATAATTGGATTCAGGCTACGGAAAGGGCGTTACAGGCCCCACAGGTTCCTGAAGAGCAATGGGTTGAGTTTGGAACTTATCAATTGCAAGGTGAAGCTCAGTATTGGTGGCAGAGAACCCGACGTATCCTGCAGCCTGATGGTGCTGCGATTCCTTGGGAGGTTTTTCGGACAGAATTCCATAAGAAATACTTTCCTAATTCAGCCAGAAATGTCAAGGAACTTGAATTAATGCAGTTAAAGAAGGGACAGATGACTGTTGCTGAGTATACTAGCAGGTTTGAGGAGTTATGTCGCTTTTCTCGTATTTGTCAAGGTGCGCTTGAAGATTTTGCtgaatggaagtgtattaaaTATGAGGGAGGTCTTTGGAGCGATATTCTGAGCTTCGTTGCTCCAATGGAGATCAGAGTATTTTCTGAATTGGTGAATAAGTGTAGGGtggctgaagagtgtgtgagaAAGGCGGCAGCAGAAAAAGGAAATTTGAGGGTGCCTTTTCAGAGGCCTTCAGGGAGGAAATTTGCTCTGAGAGGTAAGAATTTCAAGCGTGGAGGCTTTGTTCCGCAGCAGACTCAAGGCCAGGGTAATTACAGAAGGCCAAATACTAATGTCAATCAGGGAAAaaggtttgggaagcagccaCATCAGGATCTGAATTGTCAGAGGTGCAGAAAATATCACCCTGGAGTTCTGTGCAGGTTAGGACTTGGAGTATGCTATTCCTGTGGACAGCCTGGGCATATAGCCACTAATTGCCCGGAGAAGAAGAAGTATGAGACTGGTAGGGTCAGCAGACAGGGAGAATATACACCACTTCTACCATAggtgctgagggatctgagacactgaTTAGAGCTAATTATGAAATGGCTGGTAAAATCTTagatgctttatttgattcaggAGCGTCTCATtcatttattgaatttgaaaaggCCAACGAGTTAGGATTGAAAATGGTGGTTTTAGGTTATGATTTGAAAGTATATAATGCTACTCATGAAGCTATGGTGACTAGGATAGGATGTCCATAAGTTCCCTTTCGAGTACAACAGCGTGCATTTGTGCATGATTTGATTTGTTTACCTATGACTGGTCTTGATCTCattttgggattggattggttatccaAGAATCATGTTTTGCTTGATTGTTCTGAGAAGTCAGTACAGTTTATGCCGGAAGGGTCAGAAGCACCGGTTGTGGTGAATAGTTACTATTTGAATTCTATGATAGTAAACTGTTCTGGAACTGAATGTCAGGGTATTATGTTATTAACTGCGGGAGTATCAGGTGATGATAAGAGTTTAGAGCAGATTTCGGTTGTATGTGAATTTTCAGATGTGTTCCCAGATAATATAAATGAATTTCCACCTAACAGGGAAGTGGAATTTGCAATTGAGTTAGTGCCTGGAGCCGGTCTGATTTCGATtactccttataggatgtcaccttTAGAAATGGCTGAACTGAAGGCTCAGTTGGAAGATCTGTTGGGTAAGCATTTTATCcgaccaagtgtttctccgtggggagtgccagtgttactggtaaagaaaaaggatgggagtatgcggttATGTGTTGATTATCGGCAATTGAATAAGATCACTGTGAAGAATAAATATCCGTTGCCTAGAATCGATGATCTAATGGATCAGTTACAGGGTGCTGGTGTGTTTTCTAAGATTGACCTGCGATCCGGGTATCATCAGATAAGGGTTAGAGACGAGGATATTTCGAAAACTGCTTTCAGAACCCGTTATGGTCATTATGAGTATACAGTGATGTCTTTCGGTTAACTAATGCCCCGGCCATATTTATGGATTATATGAACAGAATTTTCCGACCGTATCTGAACAAGTTTGTTATTGTCTTTATTGATGACATTCTTGTTTATTCTAAGTCTAAAGAGGAACATGCTGAACACTTGTGAACTGTGTTGCAAATTCTGAGAGACGGGAAGTTATATGCTAAGTTATCTAAATGTGAGTTCTGAAAGAGTGAAGTGAAATTTCTTGGCCACATGGTGAGTAAGCAGGGAATAGTTGTGGATCCTGCTAAGGTGGAAGCAGTGATGAATTGGGAGCGACTAACTTCAGTGACAGAGATCAGGAGTTTCCTAGGTTTGGCGGGGTATTATCGAAGATTCATTAAGGGATTTTCACAGCTCGCCTTACCTTTAACTAAATTGACTAGGAAGGATACGCCTTTTATCTGGACTCTGGAGTGTGAAGAGAGTTTCCAAACATTGAAGCACAGGTTGACTACTGTACCTGTATTGGTATTACCTGAACCAAATGAACCGTTTGAAGTGTACTGTGATGCATCATTAAAGGGTTTGGGGTGCGTTCTGATGCAGCACCGGAATGTTGTAGCATACGTCTCATGGAAATTAAGGCCGCATGAAATAAACTACCCGACTCATGACTTAGAACTTGCTGCTGTTGTGTTTGCTCTGAAAATCTGGAGACATTATCTCTATGGCATTAAGTTTTACGTTTTCTTCGACCATAAGAGTTTGAAGTATCTTTTTAAGCAGAAAGAGTTGAATATGCGTCAAAGGAGGTGGATGGAGCTTCTAAAagattatgattttgaattgaattatcaTCCAGGAAAAGCAAACGTTATGGCAGACGCTTTGAGTCTGAAGTCTTTATATGCAACTTGGATGATGCTACGGGAGGAAGAGTTACTGAAGGCATTCCAAGGTTTGAATTTGGGAATTAGAGAAGAATCTGGAATTCTATGTTTGAGTCAGTTGCAGATTTCAAGTGGTTTTAAATCAGAACTTCTGAAGGCTCATCGAGACAGTGGAGCGTTACATAAGGTATTACCAGTAGTTGAACAGGGAAAATAGTGGAGAGTGGTAGAAGGACAGGATGGTTTGTGGAGGTTTAAAAACCTAATTATTGTGCCAGATATTGGAGACCTGCGAGAGAGTATCTTGAAGGAAGCTCAAAAGAGCGGGTTTTCAATTCATCCAGGGAGTACTAAAATGTATCAGGATCTGAAAGCGATGTTCTGGTGGCCAGggatgaagaatgatgtggcattACATGTATCTAAATGTTTAACATGTCAGAAGGTTAAGATTGAGCATCAGAGACCATCAGGGACCCTTCAGCCTTTGGAGATTCCACAATGAAAATGGGAGAGCAtctcaatggattttgtgataGGTTTGCCTAGAACCCGATCTGGTTGTGTCGCTATTTGGGTGGTTGTGGATCGACTAACAAAATCAGCTCACTTTCTTCCTATCTGAATAAGTTGTACAATGGAGGAATTGGCTCGAATGTATATCAAAGAGATTGTCAGGTTGCATGGCGTGCCTTCTACCATTATATCTGACAGGGATCCTCGCTTTACATCAAGATTCTGGGGAGCTTTTCAGCGTGCATTTGGGACTCAGTTAAGTTTGAGTACTGCGTATCACCCTCAGACAGATGGTCAGTCAGAGAGAACTATTCAGACCTTGGAGGATATGCTAagggcttgtgttttggaccagccgacgagttgggatcggtatatgccattagtagaatttgcttataataatagctatcatgcgagcatcggaatggatCCATATGAGGCTCTGTATGGtagaaaatgtcaatctccgtTATATTGGTATGAAACTGGGGAAAGGAGTTTATTAGGGCCTGAGATGATAGCTGAAACAACTGAGCAGATAAAGAAGATTCGTAGTCGAATGCTTATAGCTCAGAGCCGCCAGAAAAGTTATGCTGAGCAGAGGCAAAAGCCTTTGGAATTTGAGGAAGGGGAGCATGTCTTTCTGAAAGTTACACCAACCACTGGAGTGGAAAGAGCTATTAAGACTAAGAAACTGAATCCCGTTATATTGGACCGTTTGAAATCCTGAAGAGAATTGGGCCAGTGGCTTATAGAATCGCCTTACCGCCATATCTTTCGAGTTTGCATGACGTGTTTCATGTATCACAGCTTCGGAAGTATACTCCTGACACGAGTCATGTTTTGGAACCAGAACCAATCCAAGTGAGAGAAAATCTAATGCTTCTAGTAATTCCAgtgagaattgatgatactaatATTAAACAATTACGCGGAAAGAAAGTATCGTTGGTAAAAGTAGCTTGGAGTCGAGCTGGCATCAAGGAACATACTTGGGAACTCGAATCAAATATGCGAAAGGACTACCCACATCTCTTTTCAGGTAactaaatttgaattttgaggacaaaattctttgttaggtgggtaggatgtaaaccccggttaaattagtatatatttagtcaataaattagtttttaataaggaggattataaatgtgaatattatattaaattagggtagagctcatcgaaacgagaattttgacactaatttcgaaGAAAACGGTCCAAAATTAGACCAAACGGgccgaaccggttgaaccggatCCAAACCGGGCTGTCGGTCCAACCTGACCAGCCCTATTAAATGAATCCAGCTTTGTCTTCTCCCTCATTACAGCAGCAACGAAGCCTTCAGCTTCCAGGGAGAAGAGAAACGAGAAATATCCCGTAACCCTTACGTTAATTTCCAACTCCCATAACTTCTCCGTCCGAGCTCCGATCGCCACACCGTttacggccacgcgttcaccgcgtcgagctctacgtttctactggaacaatttcataggtaacTTGTTATTTCATCTCAGTCTCCTCTTTTCcccaattttcaaattttgagtGGGAAGATTGAAGTTCTTTGATttctgatgttttaggatccaattagcttgagaaaaacgttcactcttgcttatgtgaaacttgggtaaggtgaggatacgataattctattttaatttcattaaatttgagctttgagtattaaattgggtatatatgtgttataaatgtgtattaggttgtgaataaataattggagcttgaaattgtgaatattggaacttggaggaagctgATTAGTTGAATTTGAAGGGGCTGCCTTGGTTTTGAATAAATTTCTTTGGTCGTTAcgtggaaatcggccaaggtatggtttaggtttcttgcatttaatatataatgttctgtgaaaacttagactagatgaccataggataagttggaatgcaggtgtatgttaatgtttagtaatttgTTGTCAAATATATTTGGTTGGTGCTTGTGGATTAACTGGTAATTTAGTGAATTATTGATATGAGGTATTTTGTGTTAAAAGCCTAGGATTTGTGAACTATGAttcttagttgaattttggttgttggatttgaatattgtacaagtttaattgttgatctgaggtagatttattgtggtgattgttatgatgatgaggaagggtatgttgaattgaaaagaatgcaGGTTTGAatccgaaaagggtggcaaagtccgagttttagaggagatgctgccgaaattttataaaaattagagacTTTGTTTAtaagattatttaaaaagatttagattcaaaggttatatggtttatttttgagttattaagaaaataggtatgttttaagtttgattcatttagaaaatgatgaattatgttttgaaatggaactattgatggacggaatgggaggtgtgataatgaaggataaagattgaatatgattgatgtatgatgatgaatgacATGCGATTGAGGATGATGTGGAggttgatgaattataattgaattatttatatggcttatgaaattgaatgatctgagatacgagattccctggattaagtgccgtggcttgccaccacgtgtaccaggttgaaaactcgatactctgttgaccctacgacgtaagtgtgaccgggcactatataaattcccgggaatgttatccccattgagcaatattgattatttgagaaaatgctatgcatagactcttggggatgcacagtctaaggacaattcagacttgtcgggttggctggataacctacagatgagcctcatcagtcataggacaggcatgcatcatatgcatactatttGAACTACTTGCTTGTGCATTAACTAGGTGTGCCTAAATGTATTTGCCATGCTAAATGTATATTTGTTTTCTACAGTATTTGTAACCTTTCATGTGCTTGCTTTATCTGTTTATTTGTTTGTGAAATCCTGATGGAGATGGAGGTATGGGGGAATGGCAATATGAGATTTAGGTTTAAGGTTAAGTTAAATCAGGTTTACATATTCTTAGaaaaccaccttttatggcttctgtttaataccttaagctctataatctgagtgtcagcattctaggattgcctctggcattcccaggaccttatatcttatatgtgtgacacctttaccatactaagaacctccgattctcattccatactatgttgttatttttcagatgcaggtcgggagtcatctcgttaggcgtctggactcttAAAGCGGAGGGGTTACTGGATAGTGTTGTTGTATAGTTTTGTTGTACAGTGATGTATATATACGTACATAGCTTTCTCTCCAAATAACTTATTCTTTTTGATCCTCCTAGAGGTGTATGGAGAGACATGattttgtttatgtacatttgagttttggatatgtatatatatgtatatatgtgtgtatattctccggccagtcttgactttgcaggctgagtcaggagctcgttattttgtatctttgactCTCTGTTCCTGTTTTGGGTTACTTTACACTTGACAGCTGTAGCTTTCTTAGCACACAAGTTAACTCATTTCtcgagcgttgcgcttttataTTCGCGATTTTTATTTCCCTTATTCTTCAAttagcatattataattcttctgttattatatatatacattttattttagaggtcgtaataccacaccacccctgttttacgacttaagcgtaaagctctgtgtggtagggtgttacagccACCTTAAGCGACAGCGGCGACATGAACTCCGGCGACGACGACTGTAACAAACACGCACCGATGAAAAGCTTTCGGAAACTCAAAAGGAATGAAAGCCAACTTAAAAACCTTACCGGcagttgataaaccccatttttaggatttatcttgtattgatttcaggggttttatcaatgattccacacgcttttcatatgaaaatacaagactttgtgttcctttcctaaattttgcctcatggatgaaaacatgcttattttttactaaactagatacatttctaatattcctttggtgccattcgatgccgtgacctgtgtgttaagtggtttcagaatatagggcagggatggaccggaagagagaaggagaatggGTGCAAgggaagggagcatgagaaattgagccTTGGGAACTTCAGCAAGGGCGTGTGCGCGTACTTGGCGCGCCCGCGTCGATTGCGAAGCTAGAAGCCAAAGTCGGAAGCCAAGCTATGAGCCGGCATGCGTAGCGGCTAAGCCATAATCCCCAGTGGCGCACACGTGTACGTTGCGCTTCCGCTCGCATTGCAAGATGCCccagtggcgcgcacgcgcagtacgcgtgcgcgccgatgctcgaatatgatttttttaaagagtcacgtgacctgggcgtggagacagttggagatcccatcttggggaagtgccttggcgggaagagcttaagaagaccaggGGTTGAAGGGTTAAGGGACTTTTGGTTCATTTTTGGATGGTTCTAGATATTTTTGCTATTGGTAGTTACACTCTTGGGGtagagagagagattccaagctctaattagggttcatcttcatccatttttctgaattttcaatcactctttggtgagatccattgcaattctcttctcaatttactttgttcatgttatagatcttcttctctaatctcaattagtgcttgtaattgctcaattctcatagatcctagattcaactttgtagatttggattttatcaatttcttgagaagttcACTTCTATTGTTgttctttgttgattgttgttaatttcttgtgttgaagcacttttaattctaattcattctcattcttactatgcctttcatccttgctcatcaattgtttgataaaatgccaacactagttatggagtaaaagtttcttacttggcatagggtttggaccattagaaagagttgaatagtttatgtcaattgttgatttggaattaggaaATGCTAGTtaacttggagtgcactaaagctagattttcCTAGGGTaaaactaggacttgtgactcaagttagttactctcatttgactttcctctatacctaggggttaactaaatgaagcaaggcctaattgttatcatcattgaagaaactataaggatagaatttctaatgccgaCCCTAGGCCAAGTCCTCtaaaattgattgtttgtcatctattttgctaaaccctcaaagaatcataataaggcttcctaatcaataagatgcattcTCTAGCAATTTCAAGGGAGTGGCATTTGTTCTTGCTATTCCcactacacggatgagtgcccaagccttcaagaagacAACACTTTGGTggctacccataatttctatgaccgcccaaatcaagggtactaccaaggCGGTAATCCTAACCAAGGGCACCCTTATCAAGG
The Arachis stenosperma cultivar V10309 chromosome 7, arast.V10309.gnm1.PFL2, whole genome shotgun sequence genome window above contains:
- the LOC130939765 gene encoding uncharacterized protein LOC130939765; its protein translation is MTLATFLKVRPLTFRRTSNPTDADNWIQATERALQAPQVPEEQWVEFGTYQLQGEAQYWWQRTRRILQPDGAAIPWEVFRTEFHKKYFPNSARNVKELELMQLKKGQMTVAEYTSRFEELCRFSRICQGALEDFAEWKCIKYEGGLWSDILSFVAPMEIRVFSELVNKCRVAEECVRKAAAEKGNLRVPFQRPSGRKFALRGKNFKRGGFVPQQTQGQGNYRRPNTNVNQGKRFGKQPHQDLNCQRCRKYHPGVLCRLGLGVCYSCGQPGHIATNCPEKKKYETGRVSRQGEYTPLLP